A portion of the Juglans microcarpa x Juglans regia isolate MS1-56 chromosome 1D, Jm3101_v1.0, whole genome shotgun sequence genome contains these proteins:
- the LOC121242236 gene encoding endo-1,3;1,4-beta-D-glucanase-like gives MSGPQCCSNPPILDPSAGSGHVEQLGGLTTYVSGSSDSKLAIILLSDVFGYEAPKLRKLADKVAAAGFYVLVPDFLHGDPFSFENADRPLPVWIKDHGTDKGFEEAKPVIEAVKSKGVSAVGAAGFCWGAKVVVQLAKSELIQAAVILHPYIVTVDDIKAVKVPIAVLGAEIDELAPPELLKQFEQVLSTKTEVDSYVKIFPKVIHGWTTRYDDEDDGAVKSAEEAHQDLLQWFVKYVK, from the exons ATGTCAGGTCCCCAGTGCTGCTCCAACCCGCCAATACTCGATCCTAGCGCCGGCTCTGGCCATGTTGAACAGCTCGGTGGCTTAACAACCTACGTTTCTGGTTCCTCCGATTCCAAGCTTGCCATTATTCTCCTCTCCGACGTATTTG GCTATGAAGCTCCAAAATTGAG GAAGCTCGCAGACAAGGTTGCAGCAGCTGGATTTTATGTGTTGGTCCCTGATTTCCTACATGGAGATCCCTTTTCGTTCGAAAATGCTGATCGGCCTCTACCAGTTTGGATTAAGGATCATGGAACG GATAAGGGATTTGAGGAGGCAAAGCCAGTAATTGAAGCTGTGAAAAGTAAAGGTGTTTCTGCAGTTGGGGCTGCAGGTTTTTGCTGGGGTG CTAAGGTCGTGGTTCAACTTGCCAAGTCCGAACTTATTCAAGCTGCTGTGATATTACATCCGTATATTGTCACTGTGGATGATATCAAGG CTGTAAAGGTTCCAATTGCGGTACTAGGAGCTGAGATTGACGAACTGGCTCCACCCGAACTCTTGAAACAGTTTGAACAGGTCTTAAGTACCAAAACTGAG GTGGATAGCTATGTTAAGATATTTCCGAAAGTCATACATGGTTGGACAACCAGGTACGATGATGAAGATGACGGCGCCGTGAAGTCTGCTGAGGAGGCCCATCAGGACCTGTTACAATGGTTTGTTAAGTACGTCAAGTGA